One stretch of Pontiella desulfatans DNA includes these proteins:
- a CDS encoding LbtU family siderophore porin, which yields MNMTKGMMVAALVAVVGVGFADENATVDITAKEIGVLAKKGLQSLEWGLLLETEGYYTKIGGASESGIIQATVEFKMEAAVAEWLRGNVGLLWEQESREDNNIDEAFVTLGATESIPYYLVAGRFYQPVGNFESAFISDPMTLELMEMNRTAGMVGYGNQWIDANVGAFNGDTKKGVAEDEGGDAMISDVYATVSLSPAEQVQCGAYWLSDMMETYNYGGVGQLVADQPGYDKVGGAGAFINVYLGLLTFNFEYAAALDSYNLDGGQYTPAAFNIEGSAQIHDRVVVGLKYEASDDLYAGYDRVALQFGDKYPGQAYGAVVSYGFHDNAAIAAEYLRVEELDDNANGHVVAVQLALEI from the coding sequence CGGTGTCTTGGCAAAAAAAGGCCTCCAGAGTTTGGAATGGGGTCTGTTGCTGGAGACGGAAGGATATTACACGAAAATCGGCGGTGCTTCGGAAAGTGGAATCATTCAGGCGACGGTCGAATTCAAAATGGAGGCAGCCGTCGCGGAGTGGCTCCGGGGCAATGTTGGCCTTTTGTGGGAGCAGGAATCCCGTGAGGATAACAACATAGACGAAGCGTTTGTTACGCTGGGTGCAACCGAATCCATTCCATATTATTTGGTTGCTGGCCGCTTTTACCAGCCGGTGGGTAACTTTGAGTCCGCTTTCATATCGGATCCGATGACTCTGGAGCTGATGGAAATGAACCGTACCGCAGGCATGGTTGGCTACGGCAACCAGTGGATCGACGCCAACGTGGGTGCATTTAACGGCGACACGAAGAAAGGCGTTGCAGAAGACGAAGGCGGTGATGCCATGATTTCCGACGTCTACGCGACTGTTTCTTTGAGCCCGGCCGAGCAGGTTCAGTGTGGAGCGTATTGGCTCTCCGACATGATGGAAACCTATAACTACGGTGGTGTCGGGCAGCTGGTCGCGGATCAACCTGGTTATGATAAAGTGGGCGGTGCAGGGGCGTTCATCAATGTCTACCTAGGCTTGCTCACTTTCAATTTTGAGTATGCTGCGGCACTCGATTCCTACAATCTCGATGGTGGCCAATACACTCCTGCAGCCTTCAATATCGAAGGTTCCGCCCAGATACACGACCGAGTTGTGGTCGGTCTGAAGTATGAAGCCAGCGATGACCTTTATGCAGGTTATGACCGTGTGGCGCTGCAGTTTGGCGATAAATATCCAGGTCAGGCATACGGTGCCGTGGTTTCCTATGGTTTCCACGACAATGCCGCCATCGCTGCGGAGTATCTCCGTGTTGAAGAATTGGATGACAATGCCAACGGGCATGTTGTTGCCGTCCAACTCGCATTGGAAATTTAA
- a CDS encoding FeoA family protein, producing the protein MKLKELKVGENGIVIGFAAADPAYRQKLFRMGLTRNVDFTVVRKAPLGGPIEIEVRGSRVVLRSDEANVLEVDKK; encoded by the coding sequence ATGAAGCTCAAGGAACTCAAGGTTGGCGAAAACGGTATTGTAATAGGATTTGCTGCGGCCGATCCGGCCTATCGGCAAAAGCTCTTCCGCATGGGGCTGACCCGGAACGTCGATTTCACCGTCGTCCGCAAGGCGCCCTTGGGCGGGCCGATCGAAATCGAAGTCCGCGGCTCCCGCGTCGTGCTTCGCTCCGACGAGGCCAACGTGCTCGAGGTAGATAAAAAATGA
- the feoB gene encoding Fe(2+) transporter permease subunit FeoB, producing MSNLKIAIAGNPNCGKTTVFNALTGARQQVGNWPGVTVERVMGEYTHCDAIIDVTDLPGIYSFSALSPDEEVARKHILFDTPDVVVNVLDASNLERNLYLTTQLLEMDVPVVVALNMMDMAKQRGIRIEVEHLEKHLGCPVIPIIASKKKGIDELKDSICKISKTHHRPGVRVAYEKDIEKVLKSLELSLGDVALTRKVSARWLAIKLLEKDELAMELIGADQALLPDIQHELKKVERLVGEDSDMIIADGRYGFIHGLARDVTAGSDKARKTFSDAVDRVVLNKVLGFPVFFGVMYLVFAITMNVGAPFIDFFDGFFGTIFVDGFGHLLESFGTPAWLVAILAEGLGGGIQTVSTFIPPIFFIFLCLSFLEDSGYMSRAAFVMDHFLRRIGLPGKAFIPMLVGFGCNVPGIMATRTLECRRDRILSILMNPFMSCGARLPVYTLFAAAFFPDKGGAVIFTIYITGIALAVVTGLLFKKTLLQGEVTSFVMELPPYHMPTFSGVMYHTWHRLKSFIIKAGKVILLIVAVLGFLNSMGTDGSFGNNDSQNSVLSAMSRSVTPVFRPMGIEDENWPAVVGLFTGIFAKEAVVGTLDSIYAQLDEPEIASEEASGGGFEFWPGIIEAFATIPAGFSELGEGLKDPLGLSGAVKELDSTDAKRHASMVAHFGEHGKQAAFAYLLFILIYAPCVAALAAIAREIGMRWMFFAVTYLTMLAWIVSTVYYQLATFAVNPGASAGWLGICLAMVVVSVIGLKIAGNQDVGKKCLVAS from the coding sequence ATGAGCAATCTCAAAATCGCGATCGCAGGCAATCCGAACTGCGGCAAAACCACCGTATTCAATGCCCTGACGGGCGCGCGGCAGCAGGTCGGCAACTGGCCTGGCGTAACCGTCGAGCGCGTCATGGGCGAATATACCCACTGCGACGCCATCATCGATGTCACCGACCTTCCGGGCATCTATTCCTTCTCCGCGCTCTCGCCCGACGAAGAGGTGGCTCGCAAGCACATCCTGTTCGACACGCCCGACGTGGTCGTCAATGTGCTCGACGCCTCCAACCTGGAGCGAAACCTATATCTCACCACCCAGCTGCTCGAGATGGACGTTCCCGTGGTCGTGGCGCTGAACATGATGGACATGGCCAAGCAGCGCGGCATCCGCATCGAGGTCGAGCACCTCGAAAAACATCTGGGCTGTCCCGTGATCCCGATCATCGCCTCCAAGAAAAAGGGGATCGACGAACTAAAGGATTCCATCTGTAAAATCAGCAAAACCCACCATCGCCCCGGCGTTCGCGTCGCCTACGAAAAGGACATCGAAAAGGTGCTCAAATCGCTGGAACTCAGCTTGGGCGACGTGGCGCTCACCAGGAAGGTTTCCGCGCGGTGGCTGGCGATCAAGCTGCTGGAAAAGGATGAACTTGCCATGGAGCTCATCGGGGCCGACCAGGCGCTGCTGCCCGATATCCAGCACGAACTCAAAAAGGTGGAACGCCTCGTGGGCGAGGATTCCGACATGATCATCGCCGACGGCCGCTATGGTTTCATCCACGGCCTCGCCCGGGATGTCACCGCCGGCAGCGACAAGGCTCGCAAAACCTTCTCCGACGCCGTCGACCGGGTGGTGCTCAACAAGGTGCTCGGTTTCCCGGTCTTCTTCGGCGTGATGTATCTCGTCTTCGCCATCACCATGAATGTCGGCGCGCCGTTCATCGACTTTTTCGATGGGTTCTTCGGCACCATCTTCGTGGATGGCTTCGGGCATCTGCTCGAATCGTTCGGCACGCCTGCGTGGCTGGTTGCGATCCTGGCCGAGGGGCTCGGCGGCGGCATCCAGACGGTTTCGACCTTCATCCCGCCGATCTTCTTCATCTTCCTCTGCCTGTCGTTTTTGGAAGACTCCGGCTACATGTCGCGCGCGGCGTTCGTGATGGACCATTTCCTGCGCCGAATCGGCCTGCCGGGGAAAGCCTTCATTCCGATGCTCGTCGGCTTCGGCTGCAACGTGCCGGGCATCATGGCAACGCGTACGCTCGAGTGCCGCCGCGACCGCATCCTTTCCATCCTCATGAATCCGTTCATGTCGTGCGGCGCGCGCCTCCCGGTCTACACGCTCTTTGCCGCGGCCTTCTTCCCGGACAAGGGTGGAGCCGTGATTTTCACGATCTACATCACCGGCATCGCCCTCGCGGTCGTCACGGGGCTGCTGTTCAAGAAAACCCTGCTGCAGGGCGAGGTGACCAGCTTTGTGATGGAGCTGCCGCCCTACCACATGCCGACCTTCAGCGGCGTGATGTACCACACCTGGCACCGCCTCAAGTCGTTCATCATCAAGGCGGGCAAGGTGATCCTGCTGATCGTCGCCGTGCTCGGCTTCCTTAATTCCATGGGCACCGACGGTTCGTTCGGCAACAACGATTCTCAAAACTCGGTCCTCAGCGCCATGAGCCGCTCCGTCACGCCCGTCTTCCGGCCCATGGGCATCGAGGACGAAAACTGGCCCGCCGTCGTCGGTCTCTTCACGGGCATCTTTGCCAAGGAAGCCGTGGTTGGCACGCTCGACTCGATCTATGCCCAGCTCGACGAACCCGAAATCGCCAGCGAAGAAGCCAGTGGCGGAGGCTTTGAATTCTGGCCCGGCATCATCGAGGCGTTCGCCACCATCCCGGCCGGCTTTTCGGAGCTCGGCGAAGGCCTGAAGGATCCGTTGGGCCTTTCCGGCGCCGTGAAGGAGCTCGACTCCACCGATGCCAAGCGCCATGCGAGCATGGTTGCCCATTTCGGCGAACATGGAAAACAGGCCGCGTTCGCCTACCTGCTCTTCATCCTGATCTACGCGCCCTGCGTTGCCGCGCTCGCGGCCATCGCCCGCGAGATCGGGATGCGCTGGATGTTCTTCGCCGTCACCTACCTCACCATGCTGGCCTGGATCGTCTCGACGGTCTACTACCAGCTCGCAACCTTCGCGGTGAATCCCGGCGCCTCCGCCGGATGGCTGGGCATTTGCCTGGCCATGGTGGTGGTTTCGGTCATTGGCTTGAAGATTGCCGGAAACCAGGACGTGGGCAAAAAATGTTTAGTGGCATCGTAA
- a CDS encoding FeoC-like transcriptional regulator — translation MFSGIVKLLSERGALSVQEIALALGINSSALRPMLGMLEQKGKVLKVEIPCKKACTGGCTESDSMTFYKVRP, via the coding sequence ATGTTTAGTGGCATCGTAAAACTGCTCAGCGAGCGCGGCGCGCTCTCCGTCCAGGAGATCGCCCTCGCGCTCGGCATCAACTCCTCCGCCCTGCGCCCCATGCTCGGGATGCTCGAACAGAAGGGCAAGGTGCTCAAGGTTGAGATTCCCTGCAAGAAAGCCTGTACGGGCGGCTGCACCGAATCCGACTCGATGACGTTCTATAAGGTTCGCCCATAG
- a CDS encoding U32 family peptidase, producing MTKKKPTELLAPAGSADAAWAALAYGADAVYAGLPRFSARAEAANFSTEQLDELIGYAHAHGKKVYIALNTLVQQHELPDALEALAQINDLNADGVIVQDMGVARMARRFFPKLELHASTQLAVHNTAGAQLLADIGFSRVVLARELSLKEIDCITRGCGIETEAFIHGALCYSYSGLCLFSSHVSGRSGNRGRCAYCCRQTFDSDGSKGLPFSMKDFAVGAHFDELLATGVASLKIEGRMKGDAYVGAVTDFYRRRMDRGLDEKEQRELLSDIQTIFGRPATDLYLKKSNTNPIDPTTNGHRGAAIGTIESIRTERNDHWLCLNTNRALQKYDGLKIELAGKEPYGFSATEIRLQNDRKKHLKFEVPANAGIEVKLPESHPYLESGLTVYCSISQEVRQRYGFEAPRPGTYRQQKPFDASVKLTSNGVTVRSGQTEITIDEALSEARQPERTESAIRKSFEKTGGTEWRLGQLTVEDNGLFAPASVMNDVRRNLLEQLSAEFETHKQLEHFARLEDLVQPPADPSDQERWSIRLRDLSLLDDLNEEELERINEIVLEGEAPPEPHPPIRMAIPVIQRESRLTDHGSRCEVANVGALHARRDCSDLVADWPLYTLNTEAAEQWRELGIKQNVLSPEDTGDNLKALLGLLGGRAIVPVYQHTPLMISATPPDAGEILSDRKKKPMKVEKNGDEHVLIYEEPFSLIEHLDELREAGARNFRIDLTYGIRDAAHAAEVVRDALEGLPPAECHDGNYGRTL from the coding sequence ATGACTAAAAAGAAACCAACTGAACTGCTGGCCCCCGCAGGCAGCGCCGATGCGGCGTGGGCGGCGCTGGCGTATGGCGCCGACGCGGTCTATGCCGGGTTGCCGCGCTTTTCTGCGCGTGCCGAAGCCGCCAATTTTTCGACGGAACAGCTCGACGAGCTGATCGGCTATGCCCACGCGCACGGCAAGAAGGTATACATCGCGCTCAACACGCTGGTTCAGCAGCACGAGTTGCCGGATGCGCTTGAGGCGCTCGCACAGATCAACGACCTGAACGCGGACGGCGTGATTGTGCAGGACATGGGCGTGGCGCGGATGGCGCGGCGGTTCTTTCCCAAACTCGAGCTCCACGCGAGCACACAGCTCGCCGTGCACAACACGGCAGGTGCGCAGTTGCTGGCCGATATCGGCTTCAGCCGCGTGGTGCTGGCGCGCGAATTGAGCCTGAAAGAGATCGATTGCATCACGCGCGGCTGCGGCATCGAGACCGAGGCCTTCATCCATGGCGCGCTCTGCTATTCCTACAGCGGCCTCTGCCTCTTCTCCTCCCACGTTTCGGGGCGGAGCGGCAACCGCGGGCGCTGTGCCTACTGCTGCCGCCAAACCTTCGACTCCGATGGCAGCAAGGGCCTTCCATTTTCGATGAAGGACTTTGCGGTGGGCGCGCATTTCGACGAGTTGCTGGCCACGGGAGTGGCCTCGCTGAAAATCGAGGGACGTATGAAGGGCGATGCGTATGTTGGAGCCGTCACCGACTTCTATCGCCGGCGAATGGACCGCGGTCTTGACGAAAAAGAGCAGCGCGAACTGCTCTCCGATATCCAGACGATTTTCGGACGACCGGCCACCGACCTCTATCTCAAAAAGAGCAACACCAACCCAATCGACCCAACCACCAACGGGCACCGCGGCGCGGCGATCGGCACCATCGAATCGATCCGCACCGAGCGCAACGATCATTGGCTTTGCCTCAACACCAACCGCGCGCTGCAAAAATACGACGGCCTGAAGATCGAGCTGGCGGGAAAGGAACCCTATGGATTTTCCGCCACCGAAATCCGATTGCAGAACGACCGCAAGAAACACCTGAAGTTCGAGGTTCCGGCCAACGCGGGCATCGAAGTCAAACTGCCCGAAAGCCATCCCTACCTTGAATCCGGCCTGACCGTCTATTGCTCGATCTCCCAGGAAGTCCGCCAACGCTATGGTTTCGAAGCGCCCCGCCCCGGAACCTATCGGCAACAGAAGCCGTTCGACGCTTCGGTGAAACTGACGTCCAACGGCGTGACGGTTCGCTCGGGACAAACGGAAATCACAATCGATGAAGCGCTGAGCGAAGCGCGGCAACCGGAGCGCACGGAGTCGGCCATCCGGAAAAGTTTCGAAAAAACAGGCGGCACCGAGTGGCGACTTGGCCAGCTTACCGTCGAAGACAATGGCTTGTTTGCCCCGGCCTCGGTGATGAACGACGTCCGGCGGAACCTGCTCGAACAACTGAGTGCGGAATTTGAAACGCACAAGCAACTGGAACATTTTGCGCGGCTCGAAGACCTCGTGCAACCGCCCGCCGATCCCAGCGACCAAGAACGCTGGTCGATCAGGCTGCGCGATCTTTCGCTGCTGGATGATTTGAATGAAGAGGAGCTGGAGCGGATTAACGAGATCGTGCTGGAGGGCGAAGCTCCACCCGAACCCCACCCTCCAATCCGAATGGCCATCCCCGTCATCCAACGCGAATCACGCCTCACGGATCACGGATCACGTTGCGAAGTCGCAAACGTTGGCGCGCTTCACGCACGACGGGATTGTTCCGATCTTGTTGCCGACTGGCCGCTCTACACGCTCAACACGGAAGCCGCCGAACAGTGGCGCGAACTCGGCATTAAACAAAATGTCCTGTCGCCGGAAGATACGGGCGACAACCTGAAGGCGTTGCTTGGATTGCTCGGCGGCCGCGCGATTGTTCCGGTCTACCAGCATACGCCGCTCATGATTTCCGCAACGCCCCCGGACGCCGGCGAAATCCTTTCCGACCGGAAAAAGAAACCGATGAAGGTTGAGAAAAACGGCGATGAGCATGTGCTGATCTACGAAGAGCCGTTCTCGCTGATTGAACACCTCGATGAACTACGCGAGGCAGGCGCGCGCAACTTCCGGATCGACCTCACCTATGGCATCCGCGATGCCGCGCATGCAGCAGAGGTTGTCCGCGATGCGCTCGAAGGCCTGCCGCCCGCCGAATGCCACGACGGAAACTATGGGCGAACCTTATAG
- the thiH gene encoding 2-iminoacetate synthase ThiH has product MKTKLPEWLDPARWLPLAASDNKATIRSAILSGNPTERELALMLSPAASEFLELMAQRAQAITKRHFGRTIKLYTPLYLSNFCNGGCLYCGIAADRRAKRAVLDEAQLRHEMEAIKAMHLEELVLLTGERMPEADVPYLKECVSVAAEYIHNVNIEVFPMAETEYRELATAGCSGVTLYQETYDQEVYEKMHRWGDKRDFFARIDAPDRALRGGMRTIGIGALLGLADPRHDMLCVYRHAKYLLKNYWQSGVSISFPRIQPQLGGFKPQYPVDERMLAQYIFALRICLPEIPLVLSTREPRHVRDGMAGLGISKMSVASKTTVGGYSNDSEESTEQFEISDERDIPEFCTMLRAQGLEPVFKNWDATYREPAAYAKV; this is encoded by the coding sequence ATGAAAACGAAACTTCCAGAATGGCTCGATCCGGCCCGTTGGCTACCTTTGGCTGCGAGCGACAATAAAGCCACCATCCGCTCCGCGATTCTTTCCGGGAACCCAACGGAGCGGGAGCTGGCGCTGATGCTCTCCCCTGCCGCAAGCGAATTCCTGGAGCTGATGGCTCAACGGGCGCAGGCGATTACGAAACGTCATTTTGGGCGGACGATCAAACTCTATACCCCGCTCTATCTCTCCAACTTCTGCAACGGCGGATGCCTCTACTGCGGTATCGCGGCCGACCGGCGCGCCAAGCGCGCGGTGCTTGATGAAGCACAGCTACGCCACGAGATGGAGGCCATCAAGGCGATGCACCTGGAAGAACTGGTGCTGCTGACCGGCGAGCGCATGCCGGAGGCGGACGTGCCCTATCTCAAGGAATGCGTGTCGGTTGCGGCGGAATATATCCATAACGTGAACATCGAGGTTTTTCCGATGGCGGAAACGGAGTATCGCGAACTGGCTACCGCCGGTTGCTCGGGCGTGACGCTCTATCAGGAAACCTACGACCAGGAGGTTTACGAAAAGATGCACCGCTGGGGCGACAAGCGCGACTTTTTCGCGCGGATCGATGCGCCCGACCGGGCGCTGCGCGGCGGCATGCGCACCATCGGCATCGGCGCCCTGCTCGGCCTGGCCGACCCGCGCCACGATATGCTCTGCGTCTATCGCCACGCGAAGTATCTGCTGAAAAACTATTGGCAGTCGGGCGTCTCGATATCGTTCCCGCGGATCCAACCGCAGCTCGGTGGTTTTAAACCGCAATACCCGGTCGATGAACGGATGCTGGCGCAATACATCTTTGCCCTGCGCATCTGCCTGCCGGAAATCCCGCTGGTGCTCTCCACCCGCGAGCCGCGCCACGTGCGCGACGGCATGGCCGGACTCGGCATATCCAAGATGAGCGTGGCCAGCAAGACGACAGTGGGCGGCTATAGCAACGATTCGGAGGAATCGACCGAGCAGTTCGAGATTTCCGACGAACGCGACATTCCCGAGTTCTGCACCATGCTGCGCGCCCAGGGCCTCGAACCCGTCTTCAAGAACTGGGACGCCACCTACCGCGAACCCGCGGCCTACGCAAAAGTTTAG
- a CDS encoding thiazole synthase has protein sequence MREDILKIGDQELGSRLFLGTGKFSSTQAMIEAVKASGTELVTVALRRFNRDQAEDDLYGPLSQLENVRLMPNTSGAMNAKEAVRAAMLGRELSKSPFVKLEIHPNPHHLLPDAIETYEAAIELVKQDFLVLPYIPADPVLAKRLEDIGCAAVMPLGAAIGTGKGLSTAEMIKIIIRDANIPVVVDAGLRSPSEAACALEMGCDAVLVNSAIAAAEDPAAMGAAFKTGVEAGRMAYNAGLMPTSEIAHASSPLTSFLSSTD, from the coding sequence ATGAGAGAAGATATTTTAAAAATTGGCGACCAGGAGCTGGGCTCGCGGTTGTTTCTGGGCACGGGAAAGTTTTCCAGCACGCAGGCGATGATCGAAGCGGTCAAAGCCTCCGGCACGGAATTGGTGACCGTTGCCCTGCGCCGCTTCAACCGCGACCAGGCCGAAGACGACCTGTATGGCCCGCTCTCCCAGCTGGAAAATGTGCGGTTGATGCCCAACACCTCCGGCGCAATGAATGCCAAGGAAGCCGTCCGGGCCGCCATGCTGGGCCGCGAACTGAGCAAAAGCCCCTTCGTGAAGCTGGAGATCCACCCCAATCCACACCACCTGCTCCCCGACGCCATCGAAACCTACGAAGCGGCCATTGAACTCGTGAAGCAGGACTTCCTGGTCCTGCCCTACATTCCGGCCGATCCGGTGCTGGCCAAGCGCCTCGAGGACATTGGCTGCGCGGCGGTCATGCCCCTCGGCGCCGCCATCGGAACCGGCAAAGGCCTCTCCACCGCCGAGATGATCAAGATCATCATCCGCGATGCCAACATACCGGTCGTGGTCGATGCCGGCCTGCGCTCCCCCTCCGAGGCCGCCTGCGCCCTGGAAATGGGGTGCGATGCCGTGCTGGTCAACTCCGCCATTGCCGCCGCCGAAGATCCCGCCGCCATGGGCGCCGCCTTCAAAACCGGCGTCGAAGCCGGTCGCATGGCCTACAACGCCGGCCTCATGCCCACCTCCGAAATCGCCCACGCCAGCAGCCCGCTCACCTCGTTCCTCTCCTCAACCGACTAA
- the thiS gene encoding sulfur carrier protein ThiS, translating into MKLTVNGESHEHSGAGTADALLEELGATKAHTALMINGEVVPSEQWESTTLKENDEVEMLVFVGGG; encoded by the coding sequence ATGAAACTGACCGTGAATGGAGAAAGCCATGAGCACAGCGGCGCTGGAACCGCCGATGCGCTGCTTGAAGAACTCGGCGCAACCAAGGCGCATACCGCGCTGATGATCAATGGCGAGGTGGTTCCCTCGGAACAATGGGAATCCACAACGCTCAAGGAAAACGACGAGGTCGAAATGCTCGTCTTTGTCGGTGGCGGATAA
- a CDS encoding DDE-type integrase/transposase/recombinase → MSCETRMEYIAVQKRRYRRAEKAYKTRLLDEVCAVCGYDRKHATKLLNDSFTPSRGKRGRKGEYDSAELRKTLKTLWLRSGQLCGKRLKPAMPHWLKHYEKHYEPLSTECREKLLRISPASIDRVLKPFKAQYQRRRNTGTKPGSLLKNQIPIRTSTEDIDRPGYLEADTVAHCGGSMSGDFIWSITYTDIISTWTVTRAVWNKGAEGVMHQTHDVENKLPFAILGFDCDNGSEFLNHHLTRYFLQRKQPVCFTRSRPYHKNDNAHVEQKNWTHVRELLGYDRLDNPAMIRELNALYRDWERLNNFFKPSFKLKSKVRVKSRYKKKYDAPATPFDRLKVSGILGEQQEAALQREYETLDPFELGNRIQRRRRKIEKMKKTGESAAVGEPGFPDCLPTLTTPELEGTH, encoded by the coding sequence ATGAGTTGCGAAACCAGAATGGAATACATCGCGGTACAAAAACGCCGCTATAGGCGCGCGGAAAAGGCCTACAAGACCCGGTTGCTCGATGAAGTATGCGCGGTATGCGGCTATGATCGCAAGCATGCCACCAAGCTGCTCAACGACTCGTTTACGCCCTCCAGGGGCAAACGCGGCCGCAAAGGCGAGTACGACTCTGCTGAATTGCGCAAGACCCTCAAAACTCTGTGGCTTCGTTCTGGACAACTGTGCGGGAAGCGCCTCAAGCCTGCTATGCCACATTGGCTGAAGCACTATGAAAAACATTACGAACCGCTATCGACCGAATGCCGTGAAAAGCTACTGAGAATCAGCCCGGCAAGCATCGACCGGGTGCTCAAACCCTTCAAAGCGCAGTACCAGCGAAGGCGCAATACCGGTACCAAGCCCGGCTCGCTGCTCAAGAATCAGATCCCAATCCGCACCTCCACCGAGGACATCGACCGGCCCGGCTATCTCGAAGCCGACACAGTAGCCCACTGTGGCGGATCGATGAGCGGGGACTTCATCTGGTCGATCACCTATACGGACATCATAAGCACCTGGACGGTAACCCGCGCGGTCTGGAACAAAGGCGCTGAAGGCGTGATGCACCAAACCCACGACGTGGAAAACAAGCTGCCCTTCGCCATCCTGGGCTTCGACTGCGACAACGGCAGCGAGTTCCTCAACCACCATCTCACGCGCTACTTCCTGCAACGCAAACAGCCCGTCTGTTTTACACGCAGCAGACCGTACCACAAGAACGACAACGCCCATGTCGAACAAAAGAACTGGACGCACGTGCGCGAGTTGCTCGGCTACGACCGGCTCGACAACCCGGCCATGATCAGAGAGCTCAACGCACTCTACCGCGACTGGGAACGGCTCAACAACTTCTTCAAACCCTCGTTCAAGCTAAAAAGCAAGGTTCGCGTCAAAAGCCGGTACAAAAAGAAATACGATGCCCCCGCCACGCCCTTTGACCGCCTGAAGGTCAGCGGCATCCTTGGCGAACAACAGGAGGCTGCTCTGCAACGCGAATACGAAACGCTCGACCCTTTCGAGCTGGGCAATCGCATCCAGCGCCGACGTCGCAAGATCGAAAAAATGAAGAAAACCGGCGAGTCCGCCGCAGTCGGGGAACCCGGGTTCCCCGACTGCCTCCCCACCTTGACAACCCCCGAATTAGAGGGTACCCATTAA